The following are from one region of the Propionispora vibrioides genome:
- a CDS encoding PAS domain S-box protein produces the protein MRKEMEEEINEIVRELYQVIKGKDVTNGDSACAEKHPEFAKLKNELLLLRSFTDTLAKGDLSSTINLRGYWPGALKALQSNLRHLTWQTGMVASGDYSQRVDFMGDFSIAFNSMVLGLKDAAENERGYIAELEKQQEIIRESERKYKFIAENTGDVIWLLDTDGIIRYISPSVEKLLGFAAVELEGKNSQQTTLTFLWSAFQKTTTDNIQWHSSKVPVIVEEEQLRKDRKVIWLESSISIARDQAGTHIGYIGVTRNISERKRNESLLYQAYERKKRSEFFNKLAVRNDINDLALQEYSGKNKLHIPKDFSLLFFDVDTVPGVSDTADNHYHKQQLVDFLIDILNKKNNTIAWETDIGIVVLSDFASCPNHKERETELAESYVAYIGAYVRNIHVTVGIGNYAEGWSGLANRLNNAKTSVRIGKQVWPERYIYHYENCGIYQVLAPFAVTDGAVDYVHQMIGPLLPHPNLLETLEKILSGLSFKEIGTQLYLHHKTIQLRKQRIEQILNISLDCYETRTALATALQLLKILKLG, from the coding sequence GTGCGTAAAGAAATGGAAGAAGAAATCAATGAAATAGTGAGAGAGTTATATCAGGTGATAAAGGGAAAAGATGTGACAAACGGTGATTCTGCCTGCGCGGAAAAACATCCGGAGTTTGCCAAGCTGAAAAACGAGCTTCTCTTGCTTAGATCTTTTACTGATACACTTGCTAAAGGCGATTTGTCTTCTACAATAAACTTACGCGGATATTGGCCGGGTGCGTTAAAGGCCCTGCAGTCCAATCTGCGCCATTTGACTTGGCAAACAGGGATGGTTGCTTCCGGTGATTATAGCCAACGGGTTGATTTTATGGGAGACTTTTCCATTGCGTTTAATAGCATGGTACTTGGTTTAAAAGATGCGGCAGAAAATGAGCGAGGCTATATTGCTGAGCTTGAAAAACAGCAGGAAATCATTCGGGAAAGTGAACGAAAATATAAATTTATCGCTGAAAATACGGGGGACGTGATCTGGCTGTTGGATACCGACGGCATTATCCGATATATAAGCCCCTCGGTTGAGAAATTATTAGGGTTTGCAGCAGTTGAACTAGAGGGGAAAAATTCGCAGCAAACGACACTTACCTTTTTGTGGAGTGCTTTTCAGAAGACTACGACTGACAACATTCAATGGCACAGCAGTAAAGTACCGGTCATTGTGGAAGAGGAACAACTGCGAAAAGACCGGAAAGTGATCTGGCTTGAATCTTCCATAAGCATTGCCCGGGATCAGGCGGGGACCCATATTGGCTATATTGGTGTTACCCGTAATATTAGTGAAAGAAAAAGAAATGAGAGTCTGCTTTATCAGGCGTATGAAAGAAAAAAGAGAAGTGAGTTTTTTAATAAACTGGCTGTCCGGAATGATATAAATGATCTGGCGTTGCAGGAGTATAGTGGAAAAAACAAGCTTCATATCCCAAAAGATTTTTCTTTATTGTTTTTTGACGTAGATACTGTACCGGGAGTGTCTGATACAGCCGATAATCATTACCATAAGCAGCAGCTCGTGGATTTCCTGATTGATATATTAAATAAGAAGAATAATACGATTGCCTGGGAGACAGACATTGGTATTGTGGTCCTTAGCGATTTTGCTTCATGTCCCAACCATAAAGAACGGGAAACCGAACTGGCGGAAAGTTATGTAGCTTATATAGGTGCCTATGTCCGTAATATTCATGTTACAGTGGGAATTGGAAACTATGCAGAGGGTTGGTCAGGTTTGGCTAACCGGTTAAACAATGCGAAGACTTCGGTACGGATTGGTAAACAGGTTTGGCCGGAAAGATATATTTATCATTATGAAAATTGCGGGATTTATCAGGTGCTTGCTCCTTTTGCCGTTACTGACGGAGCAGTTGATTATGTGCATCAAATGATCGGCCCACTGCTGCCGCACCCTAACTTATTGGAGACACTGGAAAAGATTTTATCAGGTCTAAGCTTCAAGGAGATTGGTACGCAGCTATATTTGCATCATAAGACTATTCAACTCAGAAAGCAGCGGATTGAGCAAATTCTAAATATATCGCTTGATTGTTATGAGACGCGGACAGCGTTGGCTACAGCTCTCCAGTTGTTGAAGATTTTAAAACTTGGCTGA
- a CDS encoding DUF1848 domain-containing protein, producing MIISASRRTDIPAFYSDWFVNRLREGFVYVRNPMNYRQISHISLKPEVVDCIVFWTKNALPLLTKLPVIDAMGFVYYFQFTITPYDAKLERHVPDKYQIIEGFKRLSDTIGKERVVWRYDPVIVTKFFSVSKHLECFSALCQSLRNYTERCVFSYVDVYGKHKGRQEGAAIVELEDEARQTIARGFADIARENRLILQVCVEDLDRQRYNISEAACIDREIIETVTGYKLKPKKDNNQRSGCRCLESVDIGAYNSCRHGCNYCYAVDDDYGACKNSVYHQIHSPLLLGQVEAGDRIIPRKLTVLRDKQEALFEL from the coding sequence ATGATTATCAGTGCCAGCCGACGGACAGACATACCGGCTTTTTACTCGGATTGGTTTGTCAATCGTTTGCGGGAAGGTTTTGTTTATGTGCGGAATCCGATGAATTATCGCCAGATATCCCACATTTCACTGAAGCCGGAAGTGGTTGACTGTATTGTTTTCTGGACCAAGAATGCTTTGCCGCTGCTTACGAAATTGCCTGTTATTGATGCTATGGGGTTTGTATATTATTTTCAGTTCACGATTACGCCTTATGATGCAAAACTGGAACGACATGTACCTGACAAATATCAAATTATCGAAGGTTTTAAACGTTTAAGTGATACCATTGGCAAAGAACGAGTAGTCTGGCGCTATGATCCGGTGATTGTCACGAAATTTTTTTCTGTAAGCAAGCATCTGGAATGTTTTTCCGCTTTGTGCCAGTCTTTGCGAAACTATACGGAGCGTTGCGTTTTTAGTTATGTTGATGTGTATGGCAAGCATAAGGGCAGACAGGAAGGGGCAGCGATTGTTGAACTGGAGGACGAAGCGAGGCAGACGATTGCGCGAGGGTTTGCCGATATTGCCAGAGAGAACCGGCTTATTTTGCAGGTTTGTGTGGAGGACCTGGATCGGCAGCGATACAATATAAGCGAGGCCGCTTGTATCGACCGGGAAATTATTGAGACAGTAACCGGGTATAAATTGAAGCCAAAGAAGGACAACAATCAAAGAAGCGGTTGCCGTTGCCTTGAAAGCGTGGATATTGGCGCGTATAATAGCTGCCGGCACGGTTGTAACTATTGCTATGCAGTGGACGATGATTATGGAGCCTGTAAAAATTCAGTTTACCATCAAATCCATTCTCCGTTGCTGCTGGGGCAAGTAGAGGCCGGGGACCGTATCATTCCAAGGAAGTTGACTGTTTTACGGGATAAGCAGGAAGCGTTGTTTGAACTATAG
- a CDS encoding V4R domain-containing protein has translation MERKYEFQWELLGDLAAGRPNLGPMVSTDVYRLMQFCFRDVLEKHYGTEMVDTLFYESGLLAGKQFYQNVIRDVKDFNSFVQAIQTALADKKIGILRVESADHENGKYVMSISEDLDCSGLPELDYEVCVYDEGFIAGLLEGFTGKQYSVKEIDCWCTGDRTCRFTAEISVK, from the coding sequence ATGGAGCGAAAATATGAATTTCAATGGGAATTACTTGGTGATCTTGCTGCCGGCAGGCCTAACCTGGGGCCGATGGTTAGCACTGATGTATACAGGCTTATGCAGTTTTGTTTTCGCGATGTGCTTGAAAAACATTACGGAACGGAAATGGTCGATACTTTGTTCTATGAGTCAGGGTTGCTGGCGGGAAAACAATTCTATCAAAACGTTATTAGGGATGTAAAAGATTTCAATAGTTTTGTTCAGGCAATACAAACAGCTCTGGCAGATAAAAAAATCGGAATTCTACGGGTTGAATCGGCCGACCATGAAAACGGAAAATATGTAATGAGTATTTCCGAGGACTTGGATTGTTCCGGCTTGCCGGAATTGGATTATGAAGTATGCGTGTATGATGAAGGTTTTATAGCCGGGCTTCTGGAAGGGTTTACCGGCAAGCAGTATAGTGTTAAGGAGATTGACTGCTGGTGTACAGGCGATAGGACTTGCCGGTTCACTGCTGAAATATCCGTGAAGTGA
- a CDS encoding DNRLRE domain-containing protein: protein MAVVNIPASKSLTLSSKIPLKNIKRNKIFIGGQGRYVYYSYLFFNIDMIPGNISLLTAKLVLFKTGKLQETRRFAIYPLLQEFCSLTTYLHSCPFEVCPTLRRTFNVSASDIVVETDITELFGRWLNNTLVNRGIAIIEEKFNFQVTGRTSFGSAYCKDKTLIPYIRVVYKEKEGSPYFPIPNIGYCATVIPCQS, encoded by the coding sequence ATGGCGGTTGTCAATATTCCAGCCAGTAAAAGTCTTACTTTATCAAGTAAAATTCCTTTGAAAAATATAAAACGAAACAAAATTTTTATCGGAGGCCAGGGAAGATATGTGTATTATAGTTACCTCTTTTTTAATATAGATATGATTCCTGGCAATATTTCTTTATTAACTGCTAAGTTGGTCTTGTTTAAGACCGGTAAGTTGCAGGAAACAAGGAGGTTTGCCATTTATCCGCTGCTGCAGGAATTTTGTTCGCTAACAACCTATTTGCATAGTTGTCCCTTTGAGGTATGCCCAACGCTAAGACGAACCTTTAATGTGTCTGCAAGTGATATCGTCGTTGAAACAGATATTACCGAGTTGTTTGGTAGATGGCTTAACAATACGCTGGTGAACAGGGGAATCGCGATTATTGAGGAAAAATTTAACTTTCAAGTGACCGGACGTACTTCTTTCGGTTCAGCGTACTGTAAAGATAAAACATTGATACCCTATATAAGAGTTGTGTATAAAGAAAAAGAAGGATCGCCTTATTTTCCCATACCTAATATCGGCTATTGTGCCACCGTTATTCCTTGCCAATCATAA
- a CDS encoding DUF429 domain-containing protein, translating into MEARTGGTGWVGIDSCKRVGKYRGWAVFWHDLSGRYGFADYPDITKLMTEHNDAGCLLIDIPIGLPENSQQNVARPDQKLRSRLPGKASSVFNTPCRQAVYAQDKQTAKACNLQVLQKSLSEQSLGFTPKIREVDQFLLEQPQYIGRLRESHPEYGFAILNGNKPLVSKKTLPEGLKERTQLLSEYFIQAEQAMAEIQNRYPKQLLDDFMDAMVLSVIGRLGMQYGFSTIPQQPVGDSRGIPMEIVYSEPRLKES; encoded by the coding sequence ATGGAAGCAAGAACGGGCGGTACTGGCTGGGTGGGCATTGACAGTTGCAAACGAGTGGGAAAATATCGGGGCTGGGCAGTGTTTTGGCACGACTTGTCCGGCCGGTATGGTTTTGCAGATTATCCGGACATTACCAAGCTGATGACAGAGCATAATGATGCCGGCTGCCTGCTTATCGACATCCCGATTGGATTGCCGGAAAATAGTCAGCAGAATGTGGCTAGACCGGATCAGAAATTAAGGAGCAGGCTGCCGGGAAAAGCGTCCAGTGTGTTTAATACTCCCTGCCGTCAGGCCGTTTACGCCCAGGACAAGCAGACCGCCAAGGCTTGCAACCTGCAGGTGCTGCAAAAAAGTCTGTCCGAGCAGTCACTGGGATTTACGCCGAAAATTCGCGAGGTGGATCAATTCTTGCTGGAACAGCCGCAATACATTGGCCGTCTGCGGGAATCGCATCCGGAGTACGGTTTTGCTATATTAAACGGTAATAAACCGCTGGTGAGCAAGAAAACCCTCCCGGAGGGACTTAAAGAGAGAACACAGTTGCTTTCAGAGTATTTTATACAAGCCGAACAGGCTATGGCTGAAATCCAAAACCGTTATCCCAAACAATTGCTGGATGATTTTATGGATGCCATGGTATTGTCGGTTATTGGCCGGCTTGGTATGCAGTATGGTTTTTCTACTATTCCTCAACAGCCGGTAGGAGATAGTCGAGGAATTCCGATGGAGATTGTATACAGTGAGCCGCGCCTGAAGGAGAGCTAG